The Candidatus Poribacteria bacterium genome includes the window CGTCGAGAGGGCTTTCAAGGCCGGAGCGGCGATAGCCGCCGTGCCGGTCAAGGACACTATCAAGGAGGTTTCACCCGAAGGGATCGTCCTTCATACGCTTGAAAGGAGCAGGCTCTGGGCGATCCAGACACCTCAGGTCTTCCGAAAGAAATTGATCCTGAAGGCCCACGAGCTCGCCCTTGAGAGGGGGATAGAGGCCACAGACGACGCCGCTCTGGTCGAGATGATGGGCGGTAAAGTCCACGTAGTTATGGGGAGCTACGAGAACATCAAAATCACCACACCCGAGGATCTGATTCTGGCGAGGACGTTGCTTTGCGGATAGGGATCGGATACGACATACACAGGATGGTGGCCGGGCGAAAGCTGATCTTAGGCGGGGTCGAGATACCCTATGAGAGGGGATTGCTCGGCCATTCAGATGCCGATGTGCTAGCACATGCCATATGTGATGCGATCCTGGGAGCGGTCGCCCTGGGGGATATCGGAAGGCATTTCCCGGATACCGATCCGAGGTTCGAGGGGATATCAAGCCTAAAGCTCCTCGGCGAGGTGAAACG containing:
- the ispD gene encoding 2-C-methyl-D-erythritol 4-phosphate cytidylyltransferase, producing MGGEVKKPFLLLNDKPIIVHTLSRFQRCDLIDEIIPIVSAEDVDRTWRIVRKYEFTKVTKVVSGGETRQRSVYNGLRTLGEKTDVVVIHDGVRPFVTDEIIRGCVERAFKAGAAIAAVPVKDTIKEVSPEGIVLHTLERSRLWAIQTPQVFRKKLILKAHELALERGIEATDDAALVEMMGGKVHVVMGSYENIKITTPEDLILARTLLCG